The Faecalibacter sp. LW9 genome has a segment encoding these proteins:
- the rpsJ gene encoding 30S ribosomal protein S10: MSQKIRIKLKSYDYSLVDKSADKIVKTVKATGAVVNGPIPLPTHKRIFTVLRSPHVNKKSREQFQLSAHKRLLDIYSSSSKTVDALMKLELPSGVEVEIKV; encoded by the coding sequence ATGAGTCAAAAAATCAGAATAAAATTAAAATCTTACGATTATTCTTTAGTTGATAAATCAGCTGATAAAATCGTAAAAACTGTTAAAGCTACAGGAGCAGTTGTTAATGGTCCAATTCCATTACCAACTCACAAAAGAATCTTTACAGTTTTAAGATCTCCACACGTAAACAAAAAATCTCGTGAGCAATTCCAATTATCAGCTCACAAAAGATTATTAGATATCTATTCTTCTTCATCTAAAACAGTAGATGCTTTAATGAAGTTAGAATTACCTAGTGGTGTTGAAGTTGAAATTAAAGTGTAG
- the fusA gene encoding elongation factor G, with product MARDLKYTRNIGIAAHIDAGKTTTTERILFYSGKNHKLGETHEGSATTDWMEQEAERGITITSAAVTVNWTFPTEQGRPLPDAKGYHFNIIDTPGHVDFTVEVNRSLRVLDGLVFLFSAVDGVEPQSETNWRLADNYKVPRLGFVNKMDRQGADFLNVCRQVREMLGSNAVPIVLPIGDEADFKGVVDLIKNRAIVWHDENHGSTFDVVEIPANMVDDVKQYRGQLIEEIAAYDENLLEKYMEDENSITEEEVHTALRAATLDMSIIPMTCGSSFKNKGVQFMLDAVCRYLPSPQDKEAIPGTDPKTDEPISRKPSVDEPFSALAFKIATDPFVGRLAFFRAYSGGLDAGSYVLNTRSGNKERISRIFQMHANKQEPIERIEAGDIGAAVGFKDIKTGDTLCDEKAPIVLESMDFPDPVIGIAVEPKTKADVDKLGMALAKLAEEDPTFQVKTDEASGQTVISGMGELHLDIIVDRLKREFKVEVNQGEPQVEYKEAFSRPANHREVYKKQSGGRGKFADIVFEMGPADEGKAGLEFVSEIKGGNVPKEFIPSIEKGFKAAMKNGPLAGFEMDSLKVTLKDGSFHPVDSDQLSFELAAQMGYKAAAKAAGAQILEPIMKLEVLTPEENMGDIVGDLNRRRGQISGMDDRNNSKVIKALVPLAEMFGYVTSLRTLSSGRATSTMEFDHYAPAPTNVAEAVIAKAKGNA from the coding sequence ATGGCAAGAGATTTAAAATACACAAGAAACATTGGTATTGCTGCTCACATCGATGCAGGAAAAACTACAACAACAGAGCGTATCTTATTCTATTCAGGTAAAAATCACAAGTTAGGAGAAACTCACGAAGGTTCTGCTACTACTGACTGGATGGAGCAAGAAGCAGAAAGAGGTATTACAATTACTTCTGCAGCTGTAACTGTTAACTGGACTTTCCCAACTGAACAAGGGAGACCTTTACCAGATGCAAAAGGATACCACTTTAATATTATTGACACTCCTGGTCACGTTGACTTTACAGTAGAGGTAAATCGTTCTTTACGTGTTTTAGACGGTTTAGTATTCTTATTCTCTGCAGTAGATGGAGTTGAGCCTCAGTCTGAAACAAACTGGCGTTTAGCAGATAACTATAAAGTTCCTCGTTTAGGTTTCGTTAATAAAATGGACCGTCAAGGTGCTGACTTCTTAAATGTTTGTCGTCAAGTACGTGAAATGTTAGGATCAAATGCTGTTCCTATCGTTTTACCAATTGGTGATGAAGCTGATTTTAAAGGAGTAGTAGATTTAATTAAAAACCGTGCAATTGTATGGCATGATGAAAATCATGGTTCTACTTTTGATGTTGTTGAAATCCCAGCTAATATGGTTGATGATGTAAAACAATATCGTGGTCAATTAATTGAAGAAATTGCTGCATATGATGAGAACTTATTAGAGAAGTACATGGAGGACGAAAACTCTATTACTGAAGAAGAAGTTCATACTGCATTACGTGCTGCGACTTTAGATATGTCTATTATCCCAATGACTTGTGGATCTTCGTTCAAAAACAAAGGTGTACAATTCATGTTAGATGCTGTATGTCGTTACTTACCTTCTCCGCAAGATAAAGAAGCGATTCCAGGAACAGATCCAAAAACTGATGAGCCAATTTCAAGAAAGCCTTCAGTTGATGAGCCATTCTCAGCATTAGCATTCAAAATCGCTACTGACCCATTCGTAGGTCGTTTAGCTTTCTTCCGTGCTTATTCAGGAGGATTAGATGCTGGGTCTTACGTATTAAATACTCGTTCTGGTAACAAAGAACGTATTTCACGTATTTTCCAAATGCACGCTAACAAACAAGAGCCTATCGAGCGTATCGAAGCAGGTGATATTGGAGCTGCAGTAGGTTTCAAAGATATCAAAACAGGAGATACTTTATGTGATGAAAAAGCACCTATCGTATTAGAGTCTATGGACTTCCCTGATCCTGTAATTGGTATCGCAGTTGAGCCTAAAACTAAAGCAGATGTTGATAAATTAGGTATGGCTTTAGCTAAATTAGCTGAAGAAGATCCAACATTCCAAGTAAAAACTGATGAGGCTTCAGGTCAAACAGTTATTTCTGGTATGGGTGAGTTACACTTAGATATTATCGTTGACCGTTTAAAACGTGAATTCAAAGTTGAGGTTAATCAAGGTGAGCCTCAAGTAGAATATAAAGAAGCATTCTCAAGACCAGCTAATCACCGTGAAGTTTACAAAAAACAATCTGGTGGTCGTGGTAAATTTGCTGATATCGTTTTCGAAATGGGACCAGCAGATGAAGGTAAAGCAGGATTAGAATTCGTTTCTGAAATTAAAGGTGGTAATGTTCCTAAAGAATTTATCCCTTCTATTGAGAAAGGTTTCAAAGCTGCAATGAAGAATGGACCTTTAGCAGGATTCGAAATGGATTCGTTAAAAGTTACTTTAAAAGATGGATCTTTCCACCCTGTGGATTCTGACCAATTATCTTTCGAGTTAGCTGCTCAAATGGGTTACAAAGCTGCTGCTAAAGCTGCTGGTGCTCAAATTTTAGAGCCTATCATGAAGTTAGAGGTTTTAACTCCAGAGGAGAACATGGGGGATATCGTAGGTGACTTAAACAGAAGACGTGGACAAATTTCTGGAATGGATGATAGAAATAACTCTAAAGTTATTAAAGCATTAGTTCCATTAGCTGAAATGTTCGGATACGTAACATCATTACGTACTTTATCTTCTGGTCGTGCTACATCAACTATGGAGTTTGATCACTATGCTCCAGCTCCTACAAACGTAGCTGAAGCTGTAATCGCAAAAGCAAAAGGTAACGCTTAA
- the rpsG gene encoding 30S ribosomal protein S7, whose amino-acid sequence MRKTRAKKRPLLPDPKFNDQLVTRFVNNLMYDGKKSVAFKIFYDALDIVESRKEDAEKTALDIWKEALSNVMPHVEVRSRRVGGATFQIPMEIRPDRKISTAMKWLISYSRKRNEKSMAQKLAGEIIAAAKEEGSAVKKRQDTHKMAEANKAFSHFRF is encoded by the coding sequence ATGAGAAAGACAAGAGCTAAAAAAAGACCTTTACTTCCAGATCCTAAATTTAACGATCAGTTAGTTACACGTTTCGTAAACAACTTAATGTACGATGGTAAAAAGTCAGTAGCATTCAAAATTTTCTATGATGCATTAGATATCGTAGAATCTCGTAAAGAAGATGCTGAAAAAACTGCTTTAGATATTTGGAAAGAAGCATTATCAAATGTAATGCCTCACGTAGAAGTACGTTCTCGCCGTGTTGGTGGAGCTACATTCCAAATTCCAATGGAAATCCGTCCAGACCGTAAGATTTCAACTGCAATGAAGTGGTTAATTTCTTATTCACGTAAGCGTAATGAGAAATCAATGGCGCAAAAATTAGCAGGTGAAATTATTGCTGCTGCAAAAGAAGAAGGTTCTGCTGTTAAAAAACGTCAGGATACTCACAAAATGGCAGAAGCTAATAAAGCATTCTCTCACTTTAGATTCTAA
- a CDS encoding inorganic phosphate transporter: protein MINDVLNIINGMLDSKAGIFLLIIIFLAFVFDYINGFHDAANSIATIVATKVLTPFQAVLWAAAFNFAAYFISVYWIGEFKIGNTIAKSVNENFITLEVILAGIVAAISWNLLTWKFGIPSSSSHTLIGGFIGAALMHAYVNPEIGSIWDVIVYNKVLPIFLFIFLAPFIGMILASTLTLIILQICKKAKPAVAEWWFKKLQLVSSALFSLGHGMNDAQKVMGIIGAAVIFYHLNVDFDQAYVDAEDKFGYFVEHWGWVPITSFIIIGAGTMAGGWKIIKTMGSKITKVTPLEGVASETAGAMTLYISEHFGIPVSTTHTITGSIIGVGMTKRVSAVRWGVTISLLWAWVLTIPVSAVIAGICYLIIRLF, encoded by the coding sequence ATGATTAATGATGTTTTGAATATCATTAATGGTATGTTAGATTCAAAGGCAGGGATATTTTTACTTATAATTATCTTTTTAGCTTTTGTATTTGATTACATTAATGGTTTTCATGATGCAGCAAACTCTATTGCAACCATTGTTGCCACTAAAGTTTTAACTCCTTTTCAAGCTGTTTTATGGGCAGCTGCATTTAATTTTGCAGCTTATTTTATTTCAGTTTATTGGATTGGAGAGTTTAAGATTGGTAATACAATTGCTAAATCTGTCAACGAAAACTTCATTACCCTTGAAGTGATTCTTGCAGGAATTGTAGCAGCTATATCGTGGAATTTATTGACTTGGAAATTTGGAATTCCATCTTCTTCATCACACACGCTTATTGGTGGTTTTATAGGTGCAGCTTTAATGCACGCGTATGTGAATCCTGAAATAGGTTCAATTTGGGATGTGATTGTTTACAATAAGGTTTTACCAATTTTCTTATTTATTTTCTTGGCACCATTTATCGGGATGATACTTGCAAGTACATTGACGTTAATCATTTTACAAATTTGTAAAAAAGCAAAACCTGCGGTAGCAGAATGGTGGTTTAAAAAATTACAACTGGTATCTTCTGCTTTATTTTCTTTAGGACACGGAATGAATGATGCTCAAAAAGTAATGGGTATTATTGGAGCAGCAGTTATCTTCTATCATTTAAATGTTGATTTCGACCAAGCGTATGTGGATGCTGAAGATAAATTTGGATACTTTGTCGAACACTGGGGATGGGTTCCTATCACATCATTTATTATTATTGGTGCGGGAACAATGGCTGGTGGATGGAAGATTATTAAAACCATGGGCTCTAAGATTACAAAAGTTACTCCATTAGAAGGTGTAGCTTCTGAAACTGCTGGAGCGATGACATTATATATCTCCGAGCATTTTGGAATCCCAGTTTCTACTACACATACCATTACAGGATCAATTATCGGTGTTGGAATGACAAAACGTGTTTCTGCTGTACGTTGGGGAGTAACAATTAGCTTGCTATGGGCATGGGTATTAACAATACCAGTTTCGGCTGTAATTGCAGGTATATGCTATTTAATTATTCGATTATTCTAA
- the rplD gene encoding 50S ribosomal protein L4, with protein sequence MEVVVLNINGQETGRTVSLDETVFGIEPSTHTVYLEVKQYLAAQRQGTHKAKERAEIAGSTRKIKKQKGTGTARAGSIKSPVFRGGGRIFGPRPRNYSFKLNKAQKRLAKKSVLSQKLADNEIKVVENFTFEAPKTKEFKAILSNLGLENKKSLFVLGESNNNVYLSSRNLQRTKVVTTSELNVYDLINASEIIFLEGSLASVQENLSK encoded by the coding sequence ATGGAAGTAGTAGTATTAAACATAAACGGTCAAGAGACTGGAAGAACAGTTTCTTTAGACGAGACAGTTTTTGGAATTGAGCCATCTACACATACAGTGTATTTAGAAGTTAAGCAATACTTAGCTGCTCAACGTCAAGGAACTCACAAAGCAAAAGAAAGAGCTGAAATTGCGGGATCTACTCGTAAGATCAAAAAACAAAAGGGTACTGGTACTGCACGTGCGGGATCTATCAAATCTCCAGTTTTCCGTGGAGGAGGTAGAATTTTCGGACCACGTCCAAGAAACTACTCTTTCAAGTTAAACAAAGCTCAAAAGAGATTAGCTAAAAAATCTGTATTATCTCAGAAATTAGCTGATAACGAAATCAAAGTTGTAGAGAACTTTACATTTGAAGCTCCTAAGACTAAAGAATTTAAAGCAATCTTATCTAACTTAGGATTAGAGAACAAAAAATCTTTATTCGTATTAGGTGAATCAAATAATAACGTATATTTGTCATCACGCAATTTACAAAGAACTAAAGTTGTAACTACTTCAGAATTAAATGTTTATGACTTAATCAATGCTTCTGAAATTATCTTTTTAGAAGGTTCTTTAGCGTCAGTACAAGAAAATTTAAGTAAATAA
- a CDS encoding DUF47 domain-containing protein, with protein sequence MSVNSFFKLFTPRDKTFFPLFEESSKTLINLAELLHECVNAPLEEREDYFAQISNLESKIEFLTQKTNLELGKNFITPFDREDIYSLIKAIDYVADNLNGAANRINIYQVDKITKSIRKITAVNLEACQLIGEGIENLKDFKNLTRVYEICERINKLENKSDRIFDKAVQEIFENETDAKNIIKYKEVLSSLESATDKCKSVANVLEAVAVKHS encoded by the coding sequence ATGTCAGTAAACTCATTTTTCAAATTATTTACACCAAGGGATAAAACATTTTTCCCTTTGTTTGAGGAATCATCAAAAACATTAATCAATTTAGCTGAGTTATTACACGAATGCGTTAATGCTCCATTAGAAGAGCGTGAAGATTACTTTGCTCAAATTTCTAACCTTGAAAGTAAAATTGAATTTTTAACTCAAAAAACAAATTTAGAGTTAGGTAAAAACTTTATTACGCCTTTTGATCGTGAAGATATTTATTCATTAATCAAAGCGATTGATTATGTTGCTGATAATTTAAATGGTGCTGCTAATCGTATCAACATTTATCAAGTTGATAAAATCACAAAATCAATTCGTAAAATTACTGCTGTTAATTTAGAGGCTTGTCAATTAATTGGTGAAGGAATTGAAAATCTAAAGGATTTTAAAAATTTAACTCGTGTTTACGAAATCTGTGAACGCATCAATAAATTAGAAAATAAATCTGATCGTATTTTTGACAAAGCAGTTCAAGAAATTTTCGAGAATGAGACTGATGCTAAAAATATCATCAAATACAAAGAAGTTCTATCATCTCTAGAATCTGCAACAGACAAGTGTAAAAGTGTTGCAAACGTATTAGAAGCTGTAGCAGTTAAACATTCATAA
- a CDS encoding inorganic phosphate transporter: METIFIVILITVVLLAVLDVMVGVSNDAVNFLNSAIGSKAASFRTIMIIASAGLLIGAVFSSGMMEIARSGIFTPSMFSFYDVMIIFLAVMLADVILLDLFNYIGFPTSTTVSIIFELLGAATCLAVIKIITNDDSFVTLLQYINTDKASEIVFSIILSVFLSFILGSIVQYITRIIFTFKSETRIKKYGALFGGFAITAISFFILIKGAKNLSFLSEDVKDWIKYNQILLIGINFVLWTILSQILIFFRINILRIIILIGTFSLALAFAGNDLVNFIGIPIAALQSYDIFVASGSTDPRNFMMSELANNDIVAPVYYLIIAGIIMIITLWTSKKAKNVIQTSLNLSKQDDGEEDFNPNFLSRAIVRGVIIIGKVLDRVLPQSLQLKIDQRFENPKKNLSLKDRTTDEEAFDMIRASINLIVAAVLISIGTSLKLPLSTTYVTFMVAMGTSFADRAWDRDSAVFRVAGVFNVIGGWFLTGISAFIMAAIVALIMYFGEEYGIFTMIALLAFILFKSYRSYDKKDKAITEDTLVNFTNDDIDSLQKILNKNKKQIGKVLHKTAETFEVSITSIEDENLSHLSDNKKKLKKLLNSIQDLKSNFYRLLRDMDNSNVHTTKDFVKSFGYLQNITTSINFINTSIHTYINNNHKKLTDEQIQDLKNINQYYSELLIQTSKDFINNDFYNFENKRVALDEKLTLALNNQIERIQQQKVGQKSATLFFTILTEVEYTVDRIEKLVKLYDEINNQIRIKN, from the coding sequence ATGGAAACAATATTTATTGTAATCTTAATTACAGTTGTTCTACTTGCTGTACTCGATGTCATGGTAGGTGTAAGCAATGATGCTGTCAACTTTCTTAATTCTGCTATCGGATCAAAAGCTGCTAGCTTCCGTACAATTATGATTATCGCCTCGGCAGGACTTTTAATCGGAGCTGTATTTTCGAGTGGAATGATGGAAATTGCCCGCAGCGGTATTTTTACCCCGTCAATGTTCTCATTTTATGACGTGATGATTATCTTTTTAGCCGTTATGCTTGCTGACGTCATATTATTGGACTTGTTCAACTATATTGGCTTCCCTACATCTACTACTGTTTCCATTATTTTCGAATTACTAGGAGCAGCAACATGTTTAGCAGTTATTAAAATCATTACGAATGATGATTCTTTTGTAACACTACTTCAATACATTAATACAGATAAAGCTTCAGAAATTGTTTTTAGCATTATTTTATCGGTATTCTTATCTTTTATTTTAGGTTCGATTGTACAATACATTACCCGAATTATTTTTACGTTTAAATCTGAAACACGCATCAAGAAATATGGCGCATTATTCGGAGGATTTGCAATTACTGCAATTTCATTTTTCATTTTGATAAAAGGGGCGAAAAACCTTTCATTTTTAAGTGAAGATGTAAAAGATTGGATTAAATATAATCAAATTTTATTAATCGGAATTAATTTTGTTCTTTGGACAATTCTTTCTCAAATCTTGATTTTTTTCCGAATAAATATTTTGAGAATTATTATTCTAATTGGAACTTTCTCTTTAGCATTAGCCTTTGCAGGAAATGATTTAGTGAATTTTATCGGGATACCAATCGCTGCATTACAATCTTACGACATCTTCGTCGCTTCAGGTTCCACTGATCCTAGAAATTTTATGATGTCGGAGTTAGCGAACAATGATATTGTAGCTCCAGTATATTATCTGATTATTGCAGGAATCATCATGATTATTACATTATGGACTTCTAAAAAAGCAAAAAATGTAATTCAAACCTCTTTAAATCTAAGTAAACAAGACGATGGTGAAGAAGATTTTAATCCTAATTTCTTATCACGTGCTATAGTACGTGGAGTTATCATCATCGGAAAAGTACTAGACCGCGTTTTACCCCAATCCTTACAGTTAAAAATTGATCAACGCTTTGAAAATCCTAAAAAGAACTTATCCTTAAAGGATCGTACCACGGATGAAGAAGCATTTGATATGATTCGCGCTTCAATCAACTTAATTGTTGCTGCTGTATTAATTTCGATCGGAACTTCTCTTAAACTTCCTTTATCTACTACCTACGTAACTTTTATGGTCGCTATGGGTACTTCTTTTGCCGACCGAGCATGGGATAGGGATAGTGCCGTATTTCGAGTTGCAGGAGTTTTTAATGTAATTGGAGGATGGTTCTTAACTGGTATTTCTGCCTTCATTATGGCTGCTATAGTCGCTTTGATAATGTATTTTGGAGAGGAATACGGAATCTTCACTATGATTGCATTACTCGCTTTCATTTTATTTAAATCTTATCGCAGCTACGACAAAAAAGATAAAGCTATAACAGAAGATACGTTGGTAAATTTTACCAATGATGATATTGATTCTTTACAGAAAATCTTAAATAAGAATAAAAAGCAAATTGGTAAAGTTCTACATAAAACTGCAGAAACTTTTGAGGTCAGCATTACAAGTATCGAAGACGAAAACTTAAGCCATTTATCCGATAACAAAAAGAAATTAAAAAAATTATTGAATTCTATTCAAGATTTAAAATCAAATTTCTATCGTTTATTAAGAGATATGGATAATTCGAATGTTCATACTACAAAAGATTTCGTAAAGTCTTTTGGTTACTTACAAAATATTACAACAAGTATTAACTTTATTAATACTTCTATCCATACCTACATTAATAATAACCATAAGAAATTGACGGATGAACAAATCCAAGATTTAAAAAATATTAATCAATATTATAGTGAATTATTAATTCAGACTTCTAAAGATTTTATCAATAATGATTTTTACAATTTTGAGAATAAGCGTGTAGCATTAGATGAAAAACTCACTTTAGCATTGAATAATCAGATTGAAAGGATTCAACAACAAAAAGTTGGTCAGAAAAGTGCCACATTGTTTTTTACTATTTTAACCGAAGTAGAATATACTGTTGATCGCATAGAAAAATTAGTAAAATTATATGATGAGATCAATAATCAAATCAGAATCAAAAACTAA
- the rpsS gene encoding 30S ribosomal protein S19, whose protein sequence is MARSLKKGPFIHYKLEKKVLANVESGSKNVIKTWSRASMISPDFVGQTIAVHNGKQFIPVFVTENMVGHKLGEFAPTRTFRGHAGAKNKGKK, encoded by the coding sequence ATGGCACGTTCATTAAAAAAAGGACCATTCATCCACTATAAATTAGAAAAGAAAGTTCTTGCTAACGTTGAATCTGGAAGCAAAAACGTTATTAAAACTTGGTCAAGAGCATCAATGATTTCTCCTGATTTCGTTGGTCAAACGATCGCTGTTCATAATGGAAAGCAATTTATTCCAGTTTTCGTTACTGAGAATATGGTAGGTCATAAATTAGGTGAGTTCGCTCCTACACGTACTTTTAGAGGTCATGCCGGAGCTAAAAACAAAGGAAAAAAATAG
- the rplW gene encoding 50S ribosomal protein L23, which yields MGILIKPVISEKATNNSEVLGQYSFYVDTKANKIQIKEAIEKAYGVSVVSVSTLVSAPKVKTRYTKTGFQTGKTNKMKKAIVSLAEGQEIELFG from the coding sequence ATGGGAATATTAATTAAACCAGTAATTTCAGAAAAAGCTACTAATAACAGTGAAGTATTAGGGCAATATTCGTTTTATGTAGATACAAAAGCTAACAAAATTCAGATCAAAGAAGCGATTGAAAAAGCTTACGGAGTTTCTGTAGTTTCAGTTAGTACTTTAGTTTCTGCTCCTAAAGTGAAAACTCGTTACACAAAAACAGGTTTTCAAACTGGGAAAACTAATAAAATGAAAAAAGCGATCGTTAGCTTAGCTGAAGGTCAAGAAATTGAGTTGTTCGGATAA
- the rpsL gene encoding 30S ribosomal protein S12 — MPTIQQLVRKGRKKLTKKSKSAALESCPQRRGVCTRVYTTTPKKPNSAMRKVARVRLTNGKEVNAYIGGEGHNLQEHSIVLVRGGRVKDLPGVRYHIVRGALDTAGVNGRTQRRSKYGAKRPKDAKK, encoded by the coding sequence ATGCCAACAATTCAACAATTAGTTCGAAAAGGTAGAAAAAAACTAACTAAGAAGAGTAAATCGGCTGCATTGGAATCATGTCCACAACGCCGCGGTGTATGTACACGTGTTTACACTACAACTCCTAAGAAACCTAACTCAGCAATGCGTAAAGTTGCTCGTGTTAGATTAACAAACGGAAAAGAAGTAAACGCATACATCGGGGGTGAGGGTCACAACTTACAAGAGCACTCGATAGTATTAGTTAGAGGAGGAAGAGTAAAAGACTTACCAGGTGTTCGTTACCACATTGTACGTGGAGCATTAGACACAGCAGGAGTAAACGGACGTACTCAGCGTAGAAGTAAGTATGGAGCGAAACGTCCAAAAGACGCTAAAAAATAA
- the rplC gene encoding 50S ribosomal protein L3 — MSGIIGKKIAMTSLFDENGKNIPVTIVQAGPCVVTQVRTLEKDGYVAAQLGFDDAKEKNTTNALKGHFKKAGTTPKRKLVEFYGDEWVSSLNLGDVVGVDLINEGEYVSVTGTSKGKGFQGVVKRHGFGGVGQATHGQHNRLRAPGSIGAGSDPSRVFKGMRMAGRMGGKQVTVQNLQVLKVDTEQNLLIVKGAIPGPKSSYVIVRRFK, encoded by the coding sequence ATGTCAGGTATCATTGGTAAAAAGATCGCGATGACTAGCTTATTTGATGAGAACGGGAAAAATATTCCTGTGACTATCGTACAAGCTGGACCATGTGTGGTTACTCAAGTCAGAACCTTAGAGAAAGATGGGTACGTTGCTGCTCAACTTGGTTTCGATGACGCAAAAGAAAAAAACACGACTAATGCTTTAAAAGGTCACTTTAAAAAAGCTGGAACAACTCCAAAACGTAAGTTAGTTGAGTTCTACGGTGATGAGTGGGTTTCTTCTTTAAACTTAGGAGATGTTGTAGGAGTTGATTTAATCAACGAAGGGGAGTATGTAAGTGTTACAGGTACTTCTAAAGGTAAAGGTTTCCAAGGTGTTGTTAAACGTCATGGTTTCGGTGGAGTAGGTCAAGCTACACACGGTCAACATAACCGTTTAAGAGCTCCAGGTTCTATCGGTGCTGGTTCTGATCCTTCTCGTGTATTCAAAGGAATGCGTATGGCTGGAAGAATGGGTGGTAAACAAGTTACTGTTCAGAACTTACAAGTTTTAAAAGTGGATACGGAGCAAAACCTTTTAATTGTTAAAGGTGCTATCCCAGGTCCAAAAAGTTCATACGTAATCGTTAGAAGATTCAAGTAA
- the rplB gene encoding 50S ribosomal protein L2: MSVRKLKPITPGQRFRVVNDFSAVDKAAKPEKTLIEGKSKSGGRNNTGKMTMRYIGGGHKQKYRIIDFKRDKEGVATVESVQYDPNRTAFIALLSYEDGEKRYIIAQNGLKAGQTVVSGDNVEPEVGNAMKLKNIPLGTVISCIELRPGQGAVMARSAGTYAQLVARDGKYAIVKLPSGEVRMILVECKATVGVVSNTDHQLEVSGKAGRSRWQGRRPRTRPMVMNPVDHPMGGGEGRATGGIPRSRNGFPAKGYKTRDKKKASNKYIVERRKK; the protein is encoded by the coding sequence ATGTCAGTAAGAAAATTAAAACCTATCACCCCAGGACAACGTTTTAGAGTAGTTAATGATTTTTCTGCTGTTGATAAAGCAGCTAAACCAGAGAAAACATTAATCGAAGGTAAATCTAAATCGGGTGGACGTAACAACACTGGTAAAATGACAATGCGTTATATCGGTGGTGGACACAAACAAAAATACCGTATCATCGACTTCAAACGTGATAAAGAAGGTGTTGCAACTGTAGAATCTGTACAATACGATCCAAACAGAACAGCATTCATCGCTTTATTATCTTACGAAGATGGTGAAAAACGTTACATTATCGCGCAAAACGGATTAAAAGCTGGACAAACTGTTGTTTCAGGTGATAACGTGGAGCCAGAGGTAGGTAACGCAATGAAATTAAAAAACATTCCTTTAGGTACTGTAATCTCTTGTATCGAGTTACGTCCAGGTCAAGGAGCTGTTATGGCACGTAGTGCTGGTACTTATGCGCAATTAGTTGCTCGTGATGGTAAATATGCTATCGTTAAGTTACCAAGTGGTGAAGTGAGAATGATTTTAGTGGAGTGTAAAGCAACAGTAGGTGTTGTTTCTAACACAGACCACCAGTTAGAAGTTTCAGGTAAAGCAGGTCGTTCTAGATGGCAAGGTCGTCGTCCAAGAACTCGTCCAATGGTTATGAACCCAGTAGATCACCCAATGGGTGGTGGTGAAGGTCGTGCGACAGGAGGTATCCCTCGTTCTCGTAACGGTTTCCCAGCGAAAGGTTACAAAACTCGCGATAAGAAAAAAGCGTCTAACAAATATATTGTTGAAAGAAGAAAAAAATAA
- the rplV gene encoding 50S ribosomal protein L22, with protein MGSRKRLSNERIKEANKQVAFAKLNNVPTSPRKMRLVVDIIRGVEIQKALGILKYTKNHASIRLEKLLLSAIANWQVKNEGADVEEAGLYVKEISVDSARQLKRIRTAPQGRAHRIRKRSNHVTLVLGTKEDKQKVQD; from the coding sequence ATGGGATCTAGAAAAAGATTAAGTAACGAAAGAATCAAAGAAGCTAACAAGCAGGTAGCTTTCGCGAAATTAAATAATGTTCCTACTTCTCCTCGTAAAATGAGATTGGTAGTAGATATCATTCGTGGAGTTGAAATTCAAAAAGCTTTAGGTATTTTAAAATATACTAAAAACCACGCTTCAATCCGTTTAGAGAAATTGTTATTAAGCGCTATCGCGAACTGGCAAGTGAAAAACGAAGGAGCTGACGTTGAAGAAGCTGGATTATATGTTAAAGAAATCTCTGTAGACAGTGCACGTCAATTAAAACGTATCCGTACTGCTCCACAAGGTAGAGCACATAGAATCAGAAAACGTTCAAACCATGTAACTTTGGTTTTAGGAACTAAAGAAGATAAACAAAAAGTACAAGATTAA